Below is a genomic region from Betta splendens chromosome 8, fBetSpl5.4, whole genome shotgun sequence.
TTGTGGGCGCTCACGGCCGCTCGGAGGCGATCCAGGAACTGCCGCGGACTCGGGGAGTGGATGGAGAGGCTGCGTCGTGCGGTGAATGAGAAGGAGGCGTTCAGCGATAAGAGAACAGCCCCACAGGGAACACGGGCGCGTCGTGTCCACTCCACTGCACCACCTTCCAGCCATGGTCGCCTTCTCCCACCGGGTGCTGTCACTGCTCCTCCTGTTGTCGTCAACATCGGAAGTTTTCGGTATGTTGTTCTGGTTTTATTTGACTTCGGGCTACTTTTAAAACTTTCACCTGTTTGGGCGTGTCGCTGTCCGACGTTTGAGGGCACGCGTGTTATTTGATGATCGCTCCTATATAGTGCATGTCTTCAGACTTTTTTAGATCGTTTCTTTAGATCTGATTTGTGATGGAGAAACTCACTGCTGGAGTTTTTACTGTCTGTCCTTATATGGGAGCGAAATCAGTCAGGATGCGCTTCCCAAAACAAGTTGGCCCGTGTCCCGTACACTTCCACAGTGGAATCTGATGTGTCTGACTGATTACTGTGGAAAATTCACGTGTGGGAATGTCCGTGCGCTCCGTGGACGTGTCTTTTACAGTCCTCACCTTTAGTTGTGTATCATCATTTCTGTCACGAGTTACTCAAAAGTAAAAACCTGTTGTCATAGTATGTTTCGGCATGTTTCATGAACATACATTCAGATGAGTGTTTAGCTCAAGGCAGCCACACCCATAGACCCACTAGATAACAAAAGTAAACAATCTGAATCACAACCATGTGTTCATAGTCTCAGATTTCCTGATGTTGACTGCTTAAGTTATATTAGATGCACTGTGCAGAGGTGTGTGCTGTACAGCAGTGATGTCAGCGTTTGAGGAAACTGGGCAGATGTGCATGTTCAAACCAACGGAGCCCAGTGGGTTTCCTGCAGAGGCCGCTCTGCTGAGGAAATGTGTTAtacgtgtgttgatgtgattatGGCAGGCTCCAATATCTGCACGTCGCAGGGAGTCACCACTTGTAAGCAGTGCCTGTCGGTCCATCCCAGCTGTGCGTGGTGCTTTCAGGAGGTAACAaccccagacacacaaacacacacacacacacacacacacacacacacacacacacacacacacacacacacacacacacacacacacacacacacacacacacagagttataGCTGCTCCTGCCAGTCACCGCTCAGCATGTCGAAACTTCACCCACATTCTTTTTTTATCACCACATTTGACTAAAGGCAACACCGGAACTGGTAAAAGCCACACTTCAGCAAAGACATATCAAGTCCAAGACCGAATGCAAACATGAGACGTTTGTTCATTTCTACTCCTTTATATTTGTTATTATCGCTTGGGAGACTCACTGTGGTCTTTTCAGGAATTCGGGAAGGGGGGATCCAGTTTGTCCCgctgtgacctgctgcagaATCTGCTGAGTGAAGGATGCAGAAAGGACTCCGTGGAGTTTCCCACCAGCAGCCTCACCATTAATAAGAACGTCCCACTCAGCGACAAGGGCTCCGGCGCATCCGGTGATGTCACGCAGATCAAGCCTCAGAAGATTCAAATGACCCTGAGACCAGGTAGCCTCATACGTCTGCTGTATCCAGTATAACAGTCAGTCATGAGGTTCTGTGCCAATGCGCTGCTGGTGGTCTGCTCCGCTGCCAGGCGACTCCCAGCGTTTCACCGTGACGGTGAAGCAGGTGGAGGACTACCCCGTGGACCTCTACTACCTGATGGACCTGTCGTATTCCATGAAGGACGACTTGGCTCGCCTCTACACCCTGGGGAACAGCCTCGCCGCCGCCATGGGCCGCACCACCAGCAACCTCCGCATGGGGTTCGGAGCCTTTGTGGACAAGACCACATCTccctacatgtacatgtacccTCCTGAGGCCATCCAGAACCCCTGCTATGGGTGAGTGCAGAGGCCTTCGCTTGTTGTCACGTCGAAGGCGGccattttatattaatattatgcTCAGTTGTGCTTGACGCCTTTAGAAATAGATTTTTCTCCCTTGCTGGGTTTCTATTCCCCTGTCACCTATATACAGCATTCAGGAGACATGCCAGGCTCAGTTTGGATTCAAGAACGTGCTGTCGCTGACGGACATGGTGTCACGCTTCACCGAGGAGGTGGGGAAACAGCGCATTTCTAGGAATAGAGATGCTCCAGAGGGCGGATTTGATGCTATCATGCAAGCTGTTGTGTGCAAGGTAAACATGGCGGCTGCAAgccagcacatgcacacacacacacacacacacaccctataGACAGACCTGAGCGTACGCATCAgtggcctcctcctcatctcctcaggATCAAATTGGCTGGCGTCCGGATGCTTCGCACCTCCTCGTGTTCACTACCGATGCCACAACTCACACCGCTCTGGATGCACGATTAGCGGGAATTGTCCAACCCAATGATGGACAGTGTTACCTGGACAGTGACAACCTGTACAACAGATCTACAATCATGGTAAATGAGGCCTAATAAATGCTAATAAATAGTTATTTAAGTTGTTTGATTCCTGGATTTTCTCCCCGTGTCTTCCAGGACTACCCTTCTCTGGGAATTTTAAGTGAGAAAATATCTGAAAATAACATCAATCTGGTTTTCGCTGTGACCAGCTATGTGGTGCCACTGTACAAGGtaaagcagctgcactgcttatTTACTGCAGGGAGGTTTTTTTTGCAGGTTTAATTATTAAAACTGTCTGTTTATCAGGAGTACAGTCAGCTCATTCCAGGAACAACTGTAGGAACGCTGTCCGGTGACTCTGGGAATGTCATTCAGCTCATTGAGGACGCATATGCGGTGAGtgcagtgtgcgtgtgcgtgtgcgcattaAAGTTGCTTTCAGCGTAATGTCAGTAATGTGACTGAAACTTCATGCCGAGCAGAAGATTCGCTCTaaagtggagctggagctgctgggggtCCCGGAGGAGGTGAACCTCCTGTTCAATGCCAGTTGCCTGAACGGTGAGCTCGTCCAGGGAGTCAAGTCCTGCTCCGGCCTCAAGATCGGCGACACCGTACGTATTCGCCGAACGCCGTGGCGTCGGCAGCCCCATTCACTGTGGTACGTCGACAGGCGTCACCGCAGGCGTGTCTCTGTGGGTAGGTGTCGTTCAGCGTGGAGGCCCAGCTGCGTGGCTGCCCTAAGGAAAAGAGCCGCACGTTCACCGTCAAGCCCATCGGCTTCAAAGACTCCCTGGAGGTCACGGTGGACTTCGCCTGCGACTGCCGGTGCGCGGAGGACGCGCGGCCCGACAGCCCCGTGTGCAGCCGGGGCAACGGGAGCTACGAGTGCGGCGTGTGCCAGTGCCACGCGGGCCGGCTGGGCCCGCGGTGCGAGTGCTCGGTGGAGGACTACAGCCCGTCGGACGACGCCAACTGCGTGCCCAAGGCGGGCGGCGCCGCCTGCGGCGGGAGGGGCGACTGCCTGTGCGGCCAGTGCGCGTGCCACGCCAACGAGTTCGGCCAGGTGTGGGGCAAGTACTGCGAGTGCGACGACTTCAACTGCCTGCGCTCCAAAGGGGCGCTTTGCTCGGGTGAGTCACCGAcgtccggtgtgtgtgtgtgtgtgtgtgtgtgtgtgtgtgtgtgcgtgtgtgtgtgtgtgtgtgtgtgtgcgtgtgcgtgcgatGACTGTCGCTGCTGCCGATGGCGTCACACGCTGCCACAGGTGAATAGACTGGTGAAGTAAAATGTACTGGATGCAGGTAAATGATCTTGTCCTCAGAACCTGTGTTTAGACATTAGCGCTGCGCGCTAATCGTTAGCCTTTAGCTCAGAGTCACGTGTTCAGGCCTTTTACTGTGTAACCTCATTTTAAAACCTTTTTGCAGGCAATGACGTCATttatgaggaaaactcagagagTCCGTCGATAAACAGGTTTTGGTTAGTTTACATACCTTCCTGTTTCTCAGCTTGATCCCTGGCTTTTTCCCAGTGTCCCATCATGACACACGGCATGCGGCCTGTAAATAATTGCGTCACGTGGCCTAACGTAAACAGTACGAACGGCCTGCGCTCCGTCAGGCCTGTAAACACTGTGCTCGTACTTCCTTAAAAGCTGGTGACCATCCACAGGCCTCTCACCTCCATGCAAACGTTGCTCAATCATAGTGAGCACAAACTACGCCTAGGCGTCACGTACAACAACTTCAGCTACACTGGTTGTTACGTGAATGATGACATTACAGGTTTtatctttcttcctctttatcATTAGAAACAGGCTTTAGAACAATATCAATCTCAAGGAGCCACATTAAGGAGAGGAGCATCGTGATCTAAGCACACGATGCATGTGTACAAGAACGCTGGTTGCCAGAAATATGACCTGCTTGTATCAACACGAAGGAGTTTCTCAAGAGAGGCATTTTTTTCTGAGACACAGCCATTAAAGGCATTCAGAGATAACACCCAGGCCCTGGCCGTAGACGCTCACCCCCtaccccacccacacacacacggctggtGGAAGACGCTCCACGGGGCTTAATTTGGGATCATTGTGTCTCGCCGTTGTTGTCTTGGAGCCCGAGCGTCCCACTGCCTCGGCTCCACTGCAGCTCCCGAAGCCTCCGTTCCCTGCGGCTGCgtgtttctgcctctgatgAGGCGCTGTGGGAGCGGGTGCGGGGCCGGAGAGCAGGATCTAGCAAGCATCGCCTAGGGGACCATAAAGACGAGGGGAAGCGAGAACTGGAAGGTTTGCATTCCTCTGCAGGGGATTTGCCCAAACTCCTCCAGAGTCTGCTACGACTCCGTCCCCTCTGGACCTGGTTCTGTTGTCTCCCTGCGTTTCACCGCTCTGTCTCCGTCCCGCGGATGTTGACCTCCTCTAAAGCTCAGGCATGTGATCAATGGGCACGGTTGCTGTGCAGGCTCAGAGAGGGAGGCCGATGATGTCACACCTTAAACTCTTCTTTATGCGTGTGTACAACTAATGAGAACAAGGCATCTGTTCAGCAGTGCTTCACTGGTGGCTGTGTCTGATCCCACCACTCCgtaggagggaggcagaggttgACAGGGTGGAGGCTGGGGAGTTGTTGCCTGGCTGGTACAGCACCGGATGATTTGTTTTGAGCCCTGGAATTAGTACCTTTAGACCCAGTGTTATATGTCGTGACTCCTCCTGTCTgagctgtgactcacacacttTGCCCTTAGTCACCCAGCACCAAATCCTGTTTGTTGCTACGAATGCTGAGGTCTGGTCTTTACCTTTGTTTAAGGTGAGGTAGCCGCATGTTTTGATGGTGAGTGTCTCTGTAATCCTGGGTTATTATGTCACCATTTATTCCTAGAGTGACCTGACTTTGAGCTTCCTACACTTTATCAGAGCCtgagaatgtgtttgtgtgtctgctagTAAGGAGCTGGGGAAACTTTGTTCTGTTCTTTCCCA
It encodes:
- the LOC114860744 gene encoding integrin beta-3-like — translated: MRRRRSAIREQPHREHGRVVSTPLHHLPAMVAFSHRVLSLLLLLSSTSEVFGSNICTSQGVTTCKQCLSVHPSCAWCFQEEFGKGGSSLSRCDLLQNLLSEGCRKDSVEFPTSSLTINKNVPLSDKGSGASGDVTQIKPQKIQMTLRPGDSQRFTVTVKQVEDYPVDLYYLMDLSYSMKDDLARLYTLGNSLAAAMGRTTSNLRMGFGAFVDKTTSPYMYMYPPEAIQNPCYGIQETCQAQFGFKNVLSLTDMVSRFTEEVGKQRISRNRDAPEGGFDAIMQAVVCKDQIGWRPDASHLLVFTTDATTHTALDARLAGIVQPNDGQCYLDSDNLYNRSTIMDYPSLGILSEKISENNINLVFAVTSYVVPLYKEYSQLIPGTTVGTLSGDSGNVIQLIEDAYAKIRSKVELELLGVPEEVNLLFNASCLNGELVQGVKSCSGLKIGDTVSFSVEAQLRGCPKEKSRTFTVKPIGFKDSLEVTVDFACDCRCAEDARPDSPVCSRGNGSYECGVCQCHAGRLGPRCECSVEDYSPSDDANCVPKAGGAACGGRGDCLCGQCACHANEFGQVWGKYCECDDFNCLRSKGALCSDNGKCSCGICQCDAGWKGESCNCSTRTDACMSSIGLLCSGRGTCQCGVCQCTQPGAYGATCQKCPTCPDSCTMKRDCIECQHFQRGQYTKDGSCSRICKDDIREVEKLGVNENNAVNCSYKDENDCVVRFQYYEDESGKSILLLVKVLECPEGPDILVVTMAVVGAILLLGLVGLLIWKLLVTIHDRREYKRFEEERTKAKWDTGNNPLYKGATSTFTNVTYKGN